The following proteins come from a genomic window of Bactrocera tryoni isolate S06 chromosome 1, CSIRO_BtryS06_freeze2, whole genome shotgun sequence:
- the LOC120773658 gene encoding uncharacterized protein LOC120773658 isoform X1: protein MDYIVKAYKDWKLHSQFHEIVPDMDDADYMMFNEKQSIRESARSLKKYGSTCYNHNIRNNETLIRHDVEKTDTLQGIALRYGCSTEQIRRANRLFASDSLFLRQFLLIPVDKSSPYYPKADENNPLELSSNNTVLQNNINSQNIVNSVNATNASNPTADPLGVFAAPTSCLDSANNPRPSTLPTRPYSIAGELLVQNSDDDVTLNSHSSSSNKQSKSLDSVVAMTPEEENRKSINEFLSKIDSTISESRKYVEKSKEMITSQSDNDLFVTTDFVQHRRNNHLNNSYKTNRQNQSNHQRHSSSGSTSDTAQLLNTTQTRHVQKSLKRLEKQQDDFFEL from the exons TTCCATGAGATCGTACCCGATATGGATGATGCTGATTACATGATGTTTAACGAGAAGCAATCCATTCGCGAATCTGCGCGTTCACTCAAAAAATATGGTAGCACCTGCTATAATCATAACATAAGGAACAACGAGACGTTGATACGACATGACGTGGAGAAGACAGATACACTCCAGGGCATTGCGCTAAGATATGGATGTTCG ACGGAACAGATACGGCGCGCTAATCGGCTGTTCGCCTCAGACAGTCTGTTCTTGCGTCAGTTTTTGCTAATCCCAGTGGATAAATCGTCGCCGTACTATCCCAAAGCGGATGAAAATAATCCATTAGAACTTAGTTCCAACAACACTGTGctgcaaaataatataaattcgcaaaatattgtaaattctgTAAATGCAACAAATGCGAGTAACCCAACCGCTGATCCACTTGGAGTATTCGCAGCACCAACCAGTTGTCTTGACTCAGCAAATAATCCACGTCCATCCACGCTGCCAACTCGTCCATACTCAATCGCCGgtgaattattagtgcaaaacaGCGACGATGATGTCACGTTAAACAgtcacagcagcagcagtaatAAGCAGAGCAAATCGCTTGACTCTGTGGTGGCTATGACGCCGGAGGAGGAAAATCGTAAATCCATAAACGAGTTTTTGAGCAAAATCGATTCAACTATCTCGGAGTCGAGAAAATATGTTGAGAAATCCAAAGA aATGATTACTAGCCAGAGTGACAACGATCTGTTTGTTACCACCGATTTTGTACAGCACAGGCGTAACAATCACTTGAATAATTCTTACAAAACGAATCGGCAAAATCAATCAAACCACCAACGGCACAGTTCTTCAGGCAGCACATCGGACACAGCGCAGCTATTGAATACCACGCAAACACGACACGTGCAAAAGTCACTGAAGCGACTAGAAAAACAGCAGGATGATTTCTTCGAATTGTAG
- the LOC120773658 gene encoding uncharacterized protein LOC120773658 isoform X2, whose protein sequence is MDDADYMMFNEKQSIRESARSLKKYGSTCYNHNIRNNETLIRHDVEKTDTLQGIALRYGCSTEQIRRANRLFASDSLFLRQFLLIPVDKSSPYYPKADENNPLELSSNNTVLQNNINSQNIVNSVNATNASNPTADPLGVFAAPTSCLDSANNPRPSTLPTRPYSIAGELLVQNSDDDVTLNSHSSSSNKQSKSLDSVVAMTPEEENRKSINEFLSKIDSTISESRKYVEKSKEMITSQSDNDLFVTTDFVQHRRNNHLNNSYKTNRQNQSNHQRHSSSGSTSDTAQLLNTTQTRHVQKSLKRLEKQQDDFFEL, encoded by the exons ATGGATGATGCTGATTACATGATGTTTAACGAGAAGCAATCCATTCGCGAATCTGCGCGTTCACTCAAAAAATATGGTAGCACCTGCTATAATCATAACATAAGGAACAACGAGACGTTGATACGACATGACGTGGAGAAGACAGATACACTCCAGGGCATTGCGCTAAGATATGGATGTTCG ACGGAACAGATACGGCGCGCTAATCGGCTGTTCGCCTCAGACAGTCTGTTCTTGCGTCAGTTTTTGCTAATCCCAGTGGATAAATCGTCGCCGTACTATCCCAAAGCGGATGAAAATAATCCATTAGAACTTAGTTCCAACAACACTGTGctgcaaaataatataaattcgcaaaatattgtaaattctgTAAATGCAACAAATGCGAGTAACCCAACCGCTGATCCACTTGGAGTATTCGCAGCACCAACCAGTTGTCTTGACTCAGCAAATAATCCACGTCCATCCACGCTGCCAACTCGTCCATACTCAATCGCCGgtgaattattagtgcaaaacaGCGACGATGATGTCACGTTAAACAgtcacagcagcagcagtaatAAGCAGAGCAAATCGCTTGACTCTGTGGTGGCTATGACGCCGGAGGAGGAAAATCGTAAATCCATAAACGAGTTTTTGAGCAAAATCGATTCAACTATCTCGGAGTCGAGAAAATATGTTGAGAAATCCAAAGA aATGATTACTAGCCAGAGTGACAACGATCTGTTTGTTACCACCGATTTTGTACAGCACAGGCGTAACAATCACTTGAATAATTCTTACAAAACGAATCGGCAAAATCAATCAAACCACCAACGGCACAGTTCTTCAGGCAGCACATCGGACACAGCGCAGCTATTGAATACCACGCAAACACGACACGTGCAAAAGTCACTGAAGCGACTAGAAAAACAGCAGGATGATTTCTTCGAATTGTAG